One genomic segment of Podarcis muralis chromosome 18, rPodMur119.hap1.1, whole genome shotgun sequence includes these proteins:
- the ARRDC2 gene encoding arrestin domain-containing protein 2 isoform X1 gives MLFDRVKRLSVELDCPEVASPPVFSSGESVAGRVVLELSGTARLGALHLHAQGAAKVHWTESRSAGSSTAYTQSYSDQVEFLSHRQTLLAPPDNGDVTVLQAGRHEFPFTFQLPESLATSFEGKHGSVRYWVKAKLHRPWASVKKAKKDFTIIEPIDINTPALLAPQAGAKEKLARAWYCNRGLVSVSAKIDRKGYTPGEVIPIFAEIDNCSTRTVVPKAAIIQTQTFVARGTKKQKKSVVASMVGDAIAAGKREVWHGRALKIPPVGPSILQCHIIHVEYALKVCIEIPGTSKLFLELPLVIGTIPLHPFGSRTSSVSSQYSVSLDWVRMGIPEEPEAPPEYSSVVSSEGPLETLSPPSQDCAPPGVLEGPFFAYIQEFRFRPPPLYSEVDPNPQSDAAIRPRCMTC, from the exons ATGCTTTTCGACCGTGTGAAACGCCTTTCGGTGGAGCTGGATTGCCCCGAGGTGGCCTCGCCGCCGGTCTTCAGCTCCGGGGAGAGCGTGGCCGGCCGCGTGGTGCTGGAGCTGTCCGGCACGGCGCGCCTGGGCGCGCTCCACCTGCATGCGCAAGGCGCGGCCAAAGTCCACTGGACCGAGTCTCGCAGCGCCGGATCCAGCACCGCTTACACGCAGAGCTACAGCGACCAAGTGGAATTCCTCAGCCACCGGCAGACCCTCCTGGCCCCGCCAG ACAACGGAGACGTCACCGTCCTTCAGGCCGGACGACACGAATTCCCTTTTACTTTCCAGCTGCCAGA ATCCTTGGCCACTTCCTTCGAGGGAAAACATGGGAGCGTTCGCTATTGGGTGAAGGCCAAGCTCCACCGTCCCTGGGCTTCAGTCAAGAAAGCCAAGAAGGATTTCACCATTATTGAGCCCATCGATATCAACACGCCGGCATTACTG GCTCCCCAAGCCGGTGCCAAGGAGAAGCTGGCACGCGCCTGGTATTGCAACCGAGGGCTGGTCTCCGTCTCGGCCAAGATCGACCGGAAAGGCTACACCCCAG GCGAGGTGATCCCCATCTTTGCCGAGATCGACAACTGCAGCACCCGCACGGTGGTGCCCAAGGCGGCCATCATCCAGACGCAGACCTTTGTGGCGCGCGGCACCAAGAAGCAGAAGAAGTCGGTGGTGGCCTCCATGGTGGGCGACGCCATCGCGGCCGGCAAGAGGGAGGTGTGGCACGGCCGGGCCCTCAAGATCCCCCCCGTGGGACCCTCCATCCTACAGTGCCACATCATCCACGTCGAGTACGCCCTCAAG GTCTGCATCGAAATCCCAGGGACGTCGAAGCtgttcctggagctgcctctGGTCATCGGCACGATCCCCCTGCACCCCTTTGGCAGCCGCACCTCCAGCGTCAGCAGCCAGTACAGCGTCAGTCTGGATTGGGTCCGGATGGGAATTCCCGAAGAGCCCGAAG CTCCTCCCGAATACTCGTCCGTCGTCTCCAGCGAGGGACCCCTGGAGACCCTCTCGCCGCCCAGCCAGGACTGCGCCCCCCCTGGCGTCCTCGAAGGGCCCTTTTTCGCCTACATCCAGGAATTCCGCTTCCGGCCGCCTCCGCTCTATTCCGAG gTGGATCCCAATCCCCAATCGGACGCTGCCATCCGCCCCCGTTGCATGACCTGTTGA